A single Acidobacteriota bacterium DNA region contains:
- a CDS encoding sigma-70 family RNA polymerase sigma factor has product MNVKTHTRNLRETDDLKRLINRQAKKIRKFLPTFASQDIDLNVDIERHSKKNQFHVSLSLALPQKSIHCEDIEYNLAAAVNKAFSELIRRIKRFKSKLNREKHWQRDPKLNTVPAVTPQPGAYDEYQMSLEKIENYLRREIYHQVVLQNLPPGIVQPHALVDEVYLEVTANNATRPENLPPEQYMFQIARRLLSKKVRELRRSADQPHVEEPGNQSPQWDDEDLHFFQPDESLRLEDLLTDKKAATPEEYLAEEETEAILQKAIAALPGDIREAFVLYSLEEFNSHEVAMIMGKTREEVLEAVKEARESLRGELQMSRT; this is encoded by the coding sequence ATGAACGTAAAGACTCATACCCGAAACCTCAGAGAAACCGATGACCTGAAGAGGCTCATCAATCGTCAAGCCAAGAAGATCCGCAAGTTTCTTCCCACTTTCGCCAGCCAGGACATCGACCTCAACGTCGATATCGAACGCCATTCCAAGAAGAACCAGTTTCACGTCTCGCTGTCCCTGGCGCTTCCCCAGAAGTCGATTCATTGCGAGGACATCGAATACAACCTGGCTGCCGCCGTCAACAAGGCTTTTTCCGAGTTGATCCGGCGCATCAAGCGCTTCAAGAGCAAGCTCAACCGCGAAAAGCACTGGCAGCGCGATCCCAAGTTGAACACCGTCCCCGCCGTCACGCCCCAACCAGGCGCCTACGATGAATATCAAATGAGCCTGGAGAAGATCGAGAACTACCTGCGGCGCGAAATCTACCATCAGGTCGTTCTGCAGAATCTTCCCCCCGGAATCGTGCAGCCTCACGCGCTGGTCGACGAGGTGTACTTGGAAGTGACTGCCAACAACGCCACCCGTCCCGAGAACCTTCCCCCCGAGCAGTACATGTTTCAGATCGCCCGCAGACTGCTGAGCAAAAAGGTCCGTGAGTTGCGCCGCTCCGCCGACCAGCCTCACGTGGAAGAGCCCGGCAACCAGAGCCCCCAGTGGGACGATGAAGACCTCCATTTCTTCCAGCCCGACGAGTCCCTCAGGCTGGAGGACCTGCTCACCGACAAGAAGGCCGCCACGCCCGAGGAGTACCTGGCTGAAGAAGAGACGGAGGCCATACTGCAGAAAGCCATCGCCGCCCTGCCCGGCGACATCCGCGAGGCCTTCGTGCTCTACTCGTTGGAAGAATTCAATTCCCACGAAGTCGCCATGATCATGGGCAAGACCCGCGAAGAAGTGCTGGAAGCCGTCAAAGAGGCCCGCGAGTCTCTTCGCGGAGAGTTGCAGATGAGCCGCACCTGA